In the Gymnodinialimonas sp. 202GB13-11 genome, one interval contains:
- a CDS encoding penicillin-binding protein 1A encodes MRFIIGIFGAIFSAITLGLVFAALGVGGLIFMYSRGLPDHETLANYTPPTISRIYSRQGMIVDEFASERRLFTPADEIPDLVAYAFVSAEDRNFYNHAGYDPRAIAAAFVEAIRSRGRDVRGASTITQQVMKNFLLDGSRTVERKVREIILAARIERTLSKDRILELYLNEIFLGQNSYGVTAAAQTYFNATLEDLTLEQVAYLAALPQAPSRFHPVNDYERAINRRNYVLREMYENGYISEQEMEEAQATALETVQGGHIEAFRLTRPPRNYFTDEIRRQLSAEYGADEFFSGGYAVRSTMDESLQEVAESALRRALERYDRNLGTWRGAYTTIDPANLGEGDEATWRAALADADIPRDIDGWFAAVVLEVGDSSARIGIEGVEEDEDGHFIPAEDVQWARPLREDGSRGNTARVAGDLLSVGDVVHVRRMTRDSDGSFMRWTLRQIPEVQGGFMAMDVHTGRVLAMQGGFSYQHSSFNRATQATRQPGSSFKPFVYAAALDSGYSPNTIVIDAPIEVRTGEGIWRPQNASNQFYGPSPLRTGIERSRNLMTVRLAQEVGMDTIARYAERFGVYDEMQPFLANSLGSQETTLFRMVAAYAMFANGGERVEPTLVDRIQNRYGETVYRHDQRLCPDCELASLEPGVAPRIVSTRERVMDPITAYQLTSMMRGVVQRGTASSTVNLPVPTAGKTGTTNEARDVWFVGFTSNIAAGCYIGYDQPEPLGRGASGGGMCGPVFQRFMLEAIEEYGGGDFPVPEGGQFFPIDRYSGARLPAGSSGDHVVYELFREGEEPYQGLLSVIDGGWAMSSDIPMFTRPGDSGGGGGQGVLVETSDGDTARVPTATGFGTLSSGGLY; translated from the coding sequence ATGCGATTCATTATCGGTATTTTCGGCGCGATTTTCAGCGCCATCACTTTGGGTTTGGTCTTTGCCGCGCTTGGCGTTGGCGGGCTGATCTTCATGTACTCGCGTGGCTTGCCGGACCATGAAACACTGGCGAACTACACGCCGCCGACCATCAGCCGGATTTATTCGCGCCAAGGCATGATTGTGGACGAATTCGCCTCGGAACGGCGCTTGTTCACACCCGCCGACGAAATCCCCGATCTTGTCGCCTATGCCTTCGTTTCTGCCGAAGACCGCAATTTCTATAACCACGCCGGCTACGACCCGCGCGCCATTGCCGCCGCTTTTGTTGAAGCGATCCGGTCACGTGGTCGGGACGTGCGCGGTGCATCGACGATCACGCAGCAGGTGATGAAGAACTTCCTCTTGGACGGGTCGCGTACGGTTGAGCGGAAGGTGCGAGAGATCATTCTTGCCGCCCGGATCGAGCGGACGCTGTCCAAGGATCGCATCCTTGAGCTTTATCTGAACGAGATTTTCCTCGGTCAGAATTCCTATGGTGTGACGGCTGCCGCGCAGACCTACTTCAACGCAACGTTGGAAGATCTGACACTTGAGCAGGTGGCCTACCTTGCTGCGCTGCCACAGGCGCCGTCGCGCTTTCACCCCGTCAACGACTATGAACGCGCCATCAACCGCCGCAACTACGTGCTGCGTGAGATGTATGAGAATGGCTACATCTCCGAGCAGGAGATGGAGGAGGCGCAGGCCACCGCACTGGAAACGGTGCAGGGCGGTCATATCGAAGCCTTCCGCCTGACCCGACCACCGCGCAATTACTTCACCGACGAAATTCGCCGCCAGCTGAGCGCGGAATACGGCGCTGATGAGTTCTTCTCCGGCGGCTATGCCGTGCGCTCGACCATGGACGAAAGCCTGCAGGAAGTGGCCGAATCCGCACTGCGCCGTGCACTGGAACGCTATGACCGCAACCTTGGCACGTGGCGCGGCGCTTACACGACAATTGACCCGGCGAATCTGGGCGAAGGCGATGAAGCCACTTGGCGCGCCGCCTTGGCTGATGCGGACATCCCGCGTGACATTGATGGTTGGTTCGCCGCGGTGGTGCTTGAGGTCGGCGACAGCTCTGCCCGGATCGGCATTGAGGGCGTTGAAGAAGACGAGGATGGCCATTTCATCCCCGCTGAAGACGTGCAATGGGCGCGTCCGCTGCGCGAAGATGGCTCCCGCGGGAATACAGCGCGCGTGGCTGGTGATTTGCTGAGTGTTGGCGACGTTGTGCATGTTCGCCGAATGACTCGCGATAGCGATGGGTCATTCATGCGCTGGACGCTGCGGCAAATTCCCGAAGTGCAGGGCGGCTTTATGGCAATGGATGTCCATACGGGCCGCGTGCTGGCGATGCAGGGTGGCTTTAGCTATCAGCATTCGTCGTTCAACCGCGCCACCCAAGCCACCCGGCAACCTGGATCGAGCTTCAAGCCCTTTGTATATGCAGCGGCTCTGGACTCCGGCTACAGCCCCAACACCATCGTCATCGACGCCCCGATTGAGGTGCGCACGGGCGAGGGGATCTGGCGGCCGCAAAACGCTTCGAACCAGTTCTACGGCCCATCTCCGTTACGGACGGGTATCGAGCGCTCACGGAACCTGATGACTGTGCGTCTCGCCCAAGAAGTCGGGATGGACACCATCGCACGCTATGCCGAGCGGTTCGGGGTATACGACGAGATGCAGCCATTCCTCGCCAATTCGCTTGGCTCGCAGGAAACCACGCTCTTCCGCATGGTCGCGGCCTACGCGATGTTTGCCAATGGCGGTGAACGTGTGGAGCCGACCCTCGTGGACCGCATCCAAAACCGCTATGGTGAAACGGTCTATCGCCACGACCAACGGCTTTGCCCGGATTGCGAATTGGCCTCGCTTGAGCCCGGCGTGGCCCCGCGGATTGTGTCCACACGAGAACGGGTGATGGACCCGATCACAGCCTATCAGCTGACCTCCATGATGCGTGGCGTTGTCCAGCGCGGTACTGCGTCGAGCACTGTGAACCTTCCCGTGCCGACTGCCGGTAAGACCGGCACAACGAATGAGGCGCGCGATGTCTGGTTCGTGGGCTTCACGTCGAACATCGCGGCTGGCTGTTATATTGGCTACGACCAGCCCGAGCCGCTTGGACGCGGCGCATCGGGCGGCGGCATGTGTGGCCCGGTCTTCCAGCGTTTCATGCTGGAAGCGATCGAGGAATATGGTGGCGGCGACTTCCCCGTGCCAGAGGGCGGCCAGTTCTTCCCCATCGACCGCTATTCCGGCGCGCGGTTGCCCGCAGGCTCATCGGGCGATCATGTTGTCTACGAGCTGTTCCGTGAAGGTGAGGAGCCCTATCAGGGTCTGCTCTCGGTTATCGATGGTGGTTGGGCCATGTCGTCCGACATCCCGATGTTCACGCGGCCCGGCGACAGCGGTGGCGGTGGTGGGCAGGGCGTGCTTGTCGAAACCTCCGACGGTGACACCGCGCGTGTGCCGACGGCAACCGGCTTCGGCACGCTCAGCTCCGGCGGATTGTACTAG
- the prfB gene encoding peptide chain release factor 2, with protein MRAETQANIEKIQNSLTLLGQRMDIETAPHRLEEFNAMVEDPNLWNDQEKAQKLMRDRQVLVDKLKTYEAIKQGVEDNAELIELGEMEGDEEVVAEAEAALAALVDEAAAKELEALLDGEADSNDTFLEINSGAGGTESCDWASMLARMYTRWAEKQGYEVDLQSYSPGEEAGIKSAVYKISGHNAYGWMKSESGVHRLVRISPFDSAAKRHTSFTSVKVYPVVDDNIEIEVNPSDIRIDTYRSSGAGGQHVNTTDSAVRITHHPTGIVVTSSEKSQHQNRDIAMKALKSRLYQMELDKRSALVNEVHEAAGDAGWGNQIRSYVLQPYQMVKDLRTSYETSDTQGVLDGNLDGLMASVLAHGVSGKGRAEAQGDD; from the coding sequence ATGCGCGCCGAAACTCAAGCTAATATCGAAAAGATCCAGAATTCGCTGACCCTTCTGGGCCAGCGCATGGATATCGAGACAGCGCCCCATCGCCTTGAGGAGTTCAACGCGATGGTCGAGGATCCGAACCTTTGGAACGATCAGGAAAAGGCCCAAAAGCTGATGCGCGACCGGCAGGTGCTGGTCGACAAGCTAAAGACCTATGAGGCGATCAAGCAGGGCGTTGAAGACAATGCAGAGTTGATCGAACTGGGCGAGATGGAAGGCGACGAGGAAGTCGTGGCAGAGGCCGAAGCGGCCCTCGCCGCCCTTGTCGATGAAGCCGCCGCGAAAGAGCTTGAGGCGCTTCTGGATGGGGAAGCCGACAGCAACGACACGTTCTTAGAGATCAACTCAGGCGCGGGTGGCACGGAAAGCTGCGATTGGGCCAGCATGTTGGCGCGGATGTATACGCGTTGGGCCGAAAAGCAGGGCTATGAAGTGGACCTGCAAAGCTACAGCCCAGGGGAAGAAGCGGGCATCAAATCCGCCGTCTACAAGATCAGCGGGCATAACGCCTATGGCTGGATGAAGTCGGAATCCGGTGTGCATCGTCTTGTGCGGATCAGCCCCTTTGACAGTGCTGCCAAGCGCCACACCTCTTTCACATCGGTGAAGGTCTATCCGGTCGTCGACGACAATATCGAGATTGAGGTGAACCCCAGCGACATCCGCATCGACACCTACCGGTCGTCCGGTGCGGGGGGGCAGCACGTGAACACCACTGACTCCGCCGTGCGGATCACGCACCATCCCACGGGCATCGTTGTGACCTCTTCCGAAAAATCCCAGCACCAGAACCGCGACATCGCCATGAAGGCGCTGAAATCGCGGCTCTACCAGATGGAGTTGGATAAACGCTCCGCCCTCGTGAACGAGGTGCATGAGGCCGCGGGCGATGCGGGGTGGGGCAATCAGATTCGCTCCTACGTCTTGCAGCCCTATCAGATGGTGAAGGATCTGCGGACGTCGTATGAGACATCGGACACCCAAGGCGTACTCGACGGCAATCTTGATGGCTTGATGGCGTCGGTCCTTGCCCACGGAGTATCCGGCAAAGGCCGGGCTGAGGCGCAGGGCGACGATTAA
- a CDS encoding amidase: MAELWELSAGELSRRIAKRELSPVDLMRETLARIDAVNGDVNAIVSLRDREVLMGEARLAEAMAPQGWLHGIPVAIKDLVATKGLRSTSGSPLFADHVPTADDGLARRLKAAGAIVIGKTNVPQFGLGSHSANPVFGVTRNPFDLTRTAGGSSGGAGAVLATGMLSIADGSDMMGSLRNPAAWNDVWGFRPSVGLVPGEPGEKALLHRLSTHGPMARSVSDMERLLTTMSDGAFRAASDESASVKVGWLADWGGAYPMDAGLLEAGSEALTAVSESLGWEINLVAPPVDAELLWESWTTLRSFVVAMELGCHWRAETERGLLNAQAVWEIERGLSLTGDAIERALAQRQIWLAALHDLFTRHDALILPSTQIWPFPAKWDWPKEVAGRAMDTYHRWMEVVVPASLAGVPAIAMPAGYDEQTGLPHGLQMFGAHGADPKLLALGRAWERAIGPRQCRDPRHFARDG; encoded by the coding sequence ATGGCGGAGCTATGGGAGCTTAGTGCGGGCGAGTTATCGCGCCGGATTGCAAAGCGCGAGCTATCCCCCGTTGATCTGATGCGTGAGACATTGGCGCGGATTGATGCCGTGAATGGCGACGTGAACGCCATAGTCTCGCTGCGCGACCGCGAAGTGTTGATGGGGGAAGCGCGGCTGGCAGAGGCGATGGCCCCGCAAGGCTGGCTGCACGGCATTCCAGTCGCGATCAAGGATTTGGTGGCAACGAAAGGCCTGCGCTCGACCTCAGGCTCGCCCCTTTTTGCAGACCATGTGCCCACGGCTGATGACGGATTAGCGCGGCGCCTGAAGGCAGCTGGAGCCATCGTGATCGGCAAAACGAACGTGCCGCAATTCGGGCTCGGCTCACATTCGGCAAATCCCGTTTTCGGCGTAACCCGCAATCCGTTTGATTTAACCCGCACTGCTGGCGGTTCATCCGGCGGGGCAGGGGCCGTGCTTGCGACGGGTATGCTGAGCATCGCAGACGGCTCGGACATGATGGGAAGCCTGCGCAACCCCGCCGCATGGAACGATGTGTGGGGCTTTCGCCCGAGTGTCGGATTGGTTCCGGGGGAACCGGGGGAAAAGGCGCTGCTGCACCGGCTTTCAACCCACGGCCCAATGGCGCGCAGTGTGTCGGATATGGAGCGCCTGTTGACGACTATGTCGGACGGAGCCTTTCGCGCTGCATCGGATGAATCGGCGAGTGTAAAGGTCGGCTGGTTGGCGGATTGGGGCGGCGCCTATCCGATGGACGCCGGATTGCTGGAGGCAGGAAGCGAAGCGCTGACAGCCGTCTCAGAAAGTCTGGGTTGGGAAATCAACCTCGTCGCACCACCCGTAGACGCCGAGCTTTTGTGGGAAAGCTGGACGACACTGCGATCCTTCGTCGTGGCCATGGAGTTGGGCTGCCATTGGCGGGCGGAGACCGAGCGCGGATTGCTGAACGCGCAAGCAGTATGGGAAATCGAACGCGGGCTGTCCCTGACCGGAGACGCGATTGAACGCGCGCTGGCACAGCGGCAGATTTGGTTGGCGGCGCTGCATGACCTCTTCACGCGGCATGACGCGCTGATCCTTCCTTCCACCCAGATATGGCCATTCCCGGCAAAGTGGGATTGGCCGAAGGAGGTCGCGGGCCGAGCCATGGACACCTACCACCGTTGGATGGAAGTTGTCGTGCCCGCAAGCCTTGCGGGTGTTCCAGCCATAGCCATGCCTGCAGGGTATGATGAGCAGACCGGACTGCCGCATGGACTTCAGATGTTTGGCGCACATGGAGCGGATCCGAAGTTGCTTGCGCTTGGTCGTGCATGGGAGCGCGCGATTGGACCGCGCCAATGCCGCGACCCAAGGCATTTTGCACGCGACGGTTGA
- a CDS encoding DUF2189 domain-containing protein: MSDLTSHPVGEGAPDIRDMQVADLNKALRAGAKDFRRKPAFGLFFAAVYVIGGWCIYLLLFRAHLEWLAIPLTFGFPLIGPFLAVGLYDVSRRLEAGDEDWKASDIFAVVWRQRLRQLPTMAWVVIVYFLFWSFFAHMLFALFLGPSALTNVTTSYAYLLEPEGLTMLLVGAAFGAVFAFVLFALTVVSLPLLLDREVDFVTAMITSVAVIRQNPKVMLVWAFMIAALTFLAMLPGLLGLMLVLPVLGHASWHIYRLATVSGTGIAQ, translated from the coding sequence ATGTCAGATCTGACAAGCCATCCGGTCGGGGAAGGAGCCCCGGATATCCGCGACATGCAGGTCGCCGATCTCAACAAGGCCCTGCGTGCAGGCGCAAAGGATTTCCGCCGCAAACCAGCCTTCGGCCTATTCTTTGCAGCCGTCTACGTGATCGGCGGATGGTGCATTTACTTGCTGTTGTTTCGGGCGCATCTCGAATGGCTCGCGATCCCGCTGACCTTTGGTTTTCCTCTGATCGGGCCATTCCTTGCCGTGGGTCTATACGATGTGTCACGGCGACTAGAGGCGGGGGATGAGGATTGGAAAGCCAGCGATATTTTCGCGGTGGTCTGGCGCCAAAGGCTCAGGCAATTGCCGACCATGGCATGGGTAGTCATCGTCTACTTCCTGTTCTGGTCGTTCTTTGCACACATGTTGTTCGCGCTGTTCCTCGGCCCTTCGGCGCTGACCAATGTGACAACCTCTTATGCTTATCTCCTGGAACCCGAAGGCCTGACCATGCTGTTGGTCGGCGCAGCGTTCGGGGCGGTCTTCGCCTTTGTTTTGTTCGCGCTGACTGTGGTGTCTCTGCCGCTGTTGCTAGACCGAGAAGTAGACTTCGTAACCGCCATGATCACCTCGGTCGCCGTGATCCGCCAGAACCCGAAGGTCATGCTGGTCTGGGCCTTCATGATCGCCGCACTCACATTCTTGGCAATGCTGCCGGGCTTGCTGGGACTGATGCTGGTGCTGCCGGTTCTCGGCCATGCCTCATGGCACATCTACCGTTTGGCGACGGTCTCCGGCACGGGGATTGCCCAGTAG
- a CDS encoding MFS transporter — MPPLCAPEARRWVLVSAILASALGFIDGTIISIALPAIRDGLNADLVQGQWINNAYLLPLSALILLGGAVGDRFGLARSFIIGIAVFIVASIICALAPTPEVMIAGRVLKGLGAAVMVPGSLALIARAYPPEERGRAIGFWAAASSLTTAMGPILGGVALSLGGPEVWRWLFAINLPLGVLAIWLLARHVAADPSRPDHPLDVPGAVLISAALALLTFGLTGGASWPLLSLGAGLLAAFLWWEAHSPNPMVPLALFKNPTFSAANLATFLIYFALTTVLFFLPMTLIAGWQTPEALAAAAFAPLSVFISLLSARAGTWADRYGAGRMIGTGGALVALSFVLLALLAPFQDFWLSVLPGTALMGLGMALVVSPLSTAIMGSVPDERSGTGSGLNNAVSRVGGLIAVAVMGSVAAQAYTAAGGTGSFGGFSGTSGHADAMTAAFQLLCWIVAALTAMGATIAYWAIPVPETVAKR, encoded by the coding sequence TTGCCCCCCTTATGCGCGCCAGAGGCGCGGCGTTGGGTTCTGGTCTCCGCAATCCTTGCCTCCGCGCTCGGCTTTATTGACGGCACAATCATATCCATCGCCCTGCCGGCCATCCGGGATGGTTTGAACGCAGACCTCGTTCAGGGCCAGTGGATCAACAACGCCTATCTGCTGCCGCTGTCCGCTCTGATACTGTTGGGTGGTGCAGTCGGAGATCGTTTCGGCCTCGCCCGCTCTTTCATTATTGGCATTGCGGTTTTCATAGTTGCGTCGATCATTTGCGCCCTCGCCCCCACGCCTGAGGTGATGATTGCTGGCCGCGTCTTGAAAGGACTTGGCGCGGCGGTGATGGTTCCCGGCAGCCTCGCCCTGATCGCGCGTGCCTATCCGCCGGAAGAACGCGGGCGCGCCATTGGCTTTTGGGCCGCAGCCTCCTCACTGACCACAGCAATGGGCCCGATCCTCGGGGGCGTCGCGCTCAGCCTTGGCGGGCCGGAGGTCTGGCGCTGGTTGTTCGCCATCAACTTGCCCCTTGGTGTCTTGGCCATCTGGCTTCTCGCGCGTCACGTAGCGGCAGATCCGTCGCGCCCCGATCATCCGCTGGATGTGCCAGGTGCGGTGTTGATTTCAGCCGCCTTGGCGCTTTTGACGTTTGGACTGACGGGGGGCGCTTCATGGCCCCTGCTCAGCCTCGGGGCGGGGCTACTTGCGGCCTTCCTCTGGTGGGAAGCGCACAGCCCAAATCCAATGGTGCCGCTCGCCCTTTTCAAGAACCCCACCTTCTCCGCCGCAAATCTCGCGACATTCCTGATCTACTTCGCGTTGACAACCGTGCTGTTCTTCCTGCCCATGACGCTGATCGCGGGCTGGCAAACGCCGGAGGCCTTGGCCGCCGCCGCCTTTGCTCCGCTGTCGGTCTTTATCTCGCTCCTGTCTGCCCGCGCGGGAACATGGGCAGATCGCTACGGCGCAGGGCGCATGATCGGCACGGGTGGTGCTTTGGTTGCGTTGTCCTTCGTGCTGCTCGCACTTTTGGCGCCCTTTCAGGATTTCTGGCTGTCTGTTCTGCCGGGAACAGCTTTGATGGGCCTCGGCATGGCTCTGGTCGTCAGCCCGCTGTCCACCGCCATCATGGGATCGGTCCCCGATGAACGATCCGGCACCGGCTCCGGCCTCAACAACGCGGTCAGCCGGGTCGGCGGATTGATCGCGGTGGCTGTCATGGGAAGCGTTGCCGCGCAGGCCTACACAGCGGCAGGTGGCACAGGCAGTTTCGGCGGCTTTTCCGGAACGTCCGGCCATGCCGACGCGATGACCGCGGCCTTCCAACTTCTGTGTTGGATTGTGGCCGCCCTTACGGCAATGGGCGCCACCATAGCCTACTGGGCAATCCCCGTGCCGGAGACCGTCGCCAAACGGTAG
- a CDS encoding polymer-forming cytoskeletal protein yields the protein MFSKSKINEPGPKQGGASDGSDGDSPAAGTTSGDTMNKSTSAASGSKSKPQPSMLSSDLTIVGNLRTTGDIQVEGTVQGDIRAHLLTVGESANIEGEIVADDIVVTGRVVGRVRGLKVRLTSTARVEGDIIHKTIAIESGAHFEGSVQRAEDPLSTGANNAAPRTPITTGGSASSAPEAPAAPSIPRPAAAGPAPQPSSSKSDS from the coding sequence ATGTTTTCTAAATCCAAAATCAACGAACCCGGACCAAAGCAGGGCGGCGCGTCCGATGGTTCCGACGGTGATAGCCCCGCGGCGGGCACGACTTCTGGAGACACCATGAACAAATCCACATCCGCAGCATCCGGCAGCAAGTCGAAACCTCAGCCATCGATGCTGTCGTCCGACCTGACCATCGTGGGCAACCTGCGCACAACGGGTGACATCCAGGTGGAAGGCACCGTTCAGGGCGACATCCGCGCCCACCTACTGACGGTTGGCGAAAGCGCCAATATAGAGGGTGAGATTGTGGCCGACGACATCGTGGTCACGGGCCGTGTCGTGGGTCGCGTTCGCGGCTTGAAGGTCCGCTTGACCTCAACCGCGCGTGTTGAAGGCGACATCATCCACAAGACGATCGCCATAGAGTCTGGTGCGCATTTCGAAGGCTCCGTACAGCGCGCGGAAGACCCGCTGTCGACCGGCGCCAACAATGCCGCGCCGCGCACGCCGATCACAACCGGTGGCAGCGCCTCTTCCGCACCGGAAGCACCTGCGGCCCCTTCGATCCCGCGTCCGGCGGCGGCAGGTCCAGCGCCTCAGCCATCATCGTCCAAGTCGGACAGCTGA
- a CDS encoding DUF5930 domain-containing protein has translation MTSRLMSRVNAALERHLPEQRLFLKSEEGTRFIRLRPVTQASMILGSAVFVGWTVIVTSIFLIDTISAGNARDLAQREQAMYQERLNAMALERDARAAAAAAAQDRFALAMDQVSEMQTRLLDSEERRRELETAVDVIQATLRRTIDERDEARVAAASFQNELQANTGTVQTAAEREWELQQTLAFLNEALELTAGERDEGHSLMAQAVDEINRLNFEAALTEERQNRVFRQLEEAVAVSMEPLDEMFSAAGLSTDDLIESVRQGYSGQGGPLTPIISTSGSGPDPLSDRANQLLQELDEINLWRIAAERLPFGNPVNGSYRQTSGFGPRRDPINGGSRMHNGLDFAGSRGTPIVAGGAGVVEFAGRQSGYGLTVEIRHNNGFMTRYAHLNRIRVSEGERVSRGELIGDMGTTGRSTGVHLHYEVHRNGTPVNPMTFIRAGRNVF, from the coding sequence GTGACATCCCGGCTTATGAGTCGCGTGAATGCGGCGCTTGAACGGCATTTGCCAGAACAACGGCTTTTCCTGAAATCGGAAGAGGGAACGCGCTTTATCCGGCTGCGTCCCGTCACCCAGGCAAGCATGATCCTTGGGTCCGCGGTGTTCGTGGGCTGGACGGTCATCGTAACCTCCATCTTCCTGATCGACACCATTTCCGCCGGCAATGCCCGCGACCTCGCGCAGCGCGAACAGGCCATGTACCAAGAGCGCTTGAATGCGATGGCGCTTGAGCGTGATGCGCGGGCTGCTGCGGCTGCTGCGGCACAGGATCGGTTCGCTTTGGCGATGGATCAGGTCTCTGAAATGCAGACGCGGCTTCTCGACTCCGAGGAGCGTCGCCGAGAGCTTGAGACCGCCGTGGACGTGATCCAAGCCACACTACGCCGCACGATTGATGAGCGTGACGAAGCACGTGTTGCCGCCGCTTCCTTCCAGAATGAGCTTCAGGCAAATACCGGAACAGTCCAGACCGCAGCTGAGCGGGAATGGGAATTGCAGCAAACGCTGGCCTTCCTCAACGAGGCGCTTGAGCTGACAGCAGGCGAGCGCGACGAAGGCCATTCGCTGATGGCGCAAGCTGTGGACGAGATCAACCGCCTCAACTTCGAAGCCGCACTGACCGAAGAACGCCAGAACCGCGTCTTCCGCCAGTTGGAAGAGGCCGTCGCCGTCTCGATGGAGCCGCTGGATGAGATGTTCAGCGCGGCAGGCCTCAGCACCGATGACCTGATCGAAAGCGTACGGCAGGGCTATTCCGGCCAGGGTGGTCCGTTGACGCCGATCATCTCGACCTCGGGCAGTGGCCCGGACCCTCTTTCTGATCGCGCCAACCAGCTTTTGCAGGAACTCGACGAGATCAACCTGTGGCGCATCGCAGCCGAGCGTCTGCCGTTCGGAAACCCGGTCAACGGCAGCTACCGCCAGACGTCGGGCTTTGGCCCACGCCGCGACCCGATCAATGGCGGCAGCAGGATGCACAACGGCCTTGATTTCGCGGGCTCCCGCGGTACGCCAATTGTTGCCGGTGGCGCAGGCGTTGTCGAATTCGCTGGCCGTCAAAGCGGCTACGGACTTACAGTCGAAATCAGGCACAATAACGGTTTCATGACACGCTATGCCCATCTCAATCGTATCCGCGTGAGCGAAGGGGAAAGGGTCTCGCGTGGGGAACTTATCGGTGATATGGGAACCACCGGTCGGAGCACGGGCGTGCATTTGCACTATGAAGTGCATCGCAATGGGACCCCCGTTAACCCGATGACGTTCATAAGGGCAGGACGCAATGTTTTCTAA
- a CDS encoding ferritin-like domain-containing protein, giving the protein MKPLAQMADDVLRTAHAREKTALSRDYAATWQAARAAGEVPEIGTATPPDQPARPDAPELLDPRDVPRRKPGSTAGRMAILHAVAHIELNAVDLHWDIIARFSDTPMPIGFFDDWVKAADEESKHFNLMDDCLEAMGSHYGALPAHAGMWRAAEDTAEDLMGRLAVVPMVLEARGLDVTPSMIATFQKAKDDPAAVQAVDALNVIYAEEVHHVAYGSKWFHFLCGRHDIEPKEAFHDLVQRYFHGALKPPFNEEKRAEAGLPPDFYWPLAG; this is encoded by the coding sequence ATGAAACCTCTGGCTCAGATGGCAGACGATGTTCTGCGAACCGCGCACGCCCGCGAAAAGACAGCCCTGTCGCGGGACTATGCCGCGACTTGGCAGGCCGCTCGGGCGGCGGGTGAGGTACCGGAGATTGGAACGGCCACGCCGCCCGATCAGCCCGCGCGTCCGGATGCGCCGGAATTGCTCGACCCCCGTGATGTACCGCGCCGCAAGCCAGGCTCGACCGCAGGACGCATGGCGATCCTCCATGCGGTTGCGCATATCGAGTTGAACGCGGTTGATCTGCATTGGGACATCATCGCGCGGTTCTCTGATACGCCCATGCCAATCGGGTTCTTCGATGATTGGGTGAAGGCCGCCGACGAAGAGTCCAAACATTTCAATCTGATGGACGACTGCTTGGAGGCGATGGGCAGCCATTATGGTGCCTTGCCCGCCCATGCCGGTATGTGGCGCGCGGCGGAGGATACTGCCGAAGATCTCATGGGACGGCTGGCCGTCGTGCCGATGGTGTTGGAGGCACGTGGGCTTGATGTGACGCCGTCGATGATCGCGACGTTTCAGAAAGCCAAAGATGATCCGGCGGCGGTTCAGGCCGTGGACGCCCTGAACGTGATTTACGCAGAAGAGGTACACCACGTCGCCTATGGGTCAAAATGGTTCCACTTCCTGTGTGGTCGCCATGACATCGAACCGAAAGAGGCGTTTCACGATCTGGTTCAACGCTATTTCCACGGTGCCCTGAAACCGCCGTTCAACGAAGAAAAGCGCGCCGAAGCTGGCTTGCCGCCAGACTTTTACTGGCCACTCGCGGGCTGA
- the bcp gene encoding thioredoxin-dependent thiol peroxidase, producing MPVIGDAAPEFDLPRDGGGTISLSSLRPKKVVLYFYPRDDTPGCTKEAIAFTGLGADFDAANTQVIGISKDTVAKHDKFVAKHELGVALVSDAESDVCEQYGVWVEKNMYGKKSMGIERATFLIDGEGKVAQVWRKVKVPGHAEAVLEAAQAL from the coding sequence ATGCCCGTAATCGGTGACGCCGCCCCAGAATTCGACCTGCCCCGTGACGGAGGGGGAACGATCAGCCTCTCATCCCTGCGCCCGAAAAAGGTGGTGCTCTATTTTTACCCGCGCGATGACACGCCCGGCTGCACGAAGGAGGCGATTGCCTTCACTGGCCTCGGGGCCGACTTTGATGCCGCGAACACGCAAGTCATTGGCATTTCGAAAGATACCGTGGCGAAGCATGACAAGTTCGTTGCCAAACATGAGCTCGGAGTCGCGCTCGTCTCCGACGCCGAAAGCGATGTGTGCGAGCAATACGGTGTGTGGGTTGAGAAGAACATGTACGGCAAGAAATCTATGGGGATCGAGCGTGCCACGTTCCTTATCGATGGTGAGGGCAAGGTCGCGCAGGTCTGGCGCAAAGTGAAAGTGCCCGGACATGCTGAGGCGGTACTAGAAGCCGCGCAAGCGCTGTGA